A stretch of DNA from Candidatus Zixiibacteriota bacterium:
CGATTCTGGCTGCCCGCAGCCAGGGTGCCGATGCAGTAGAGGTCGATATCAGATGCACGTCCGATAATGTCCCGATTATCTGCCATGATCGGCGCCTCCGCAGGCTATTCAATTCAAACGGGACTACCGCGAGCATCACCGCTGCGCAGTTCAAGAAGATGAGAATCATGGGTACCGGGACGCCGCTGCTGCTGGAGGAACTGTTCAACACAGACGATCCGCCTCGCCAAATCATCCTTGATATCAAGGAATTCGGTCTCGAGATACCCGTCGAGAAGATGATTTGTCGCAATGGATGGCAGGAACGGGTCATAGTCTCGTCATTCTATTCCATCATAATCAAGCGGTTCAAGCGACTTAACGCTGAACTCAGAACCGCTCTCATCCTCGATAGGCTCGCCAGCATCCCGATTGCGCTGCGACAGAGCTACCTGAATCACATCTTCCTGAAATATCTGGAGGCAGACTACCTGCATGTCTTCTTCAGAGAGATGAACCTGGCAGGTGCGGAGAGAATCTCTGAGTTGGGACATCCGGTCTCATTCTGGACTTTGGATGATCCTGCGGCGATCGAACGAGCGCTTACGATATCACCCTACGGAATAATAACCAATAAGCCCGGAATCGCGCGACGGATAATACAATCCGAACATACCGCTCAGTCC
This window harbors:
- a CDS encoding glycerophosphodiester phosphodiesterase, which produces RDAPAYFICDSDSCFLYFVVTKVIAHRGASADFPENSLEAILAARSQGADAVEVDIRCTSDNVPIICHDRRLRRLFNSNGTTASITAAQFKKMRIMGTGTPLLLEELFNTDDPPRQIILDIKEFGLEIPVEKMICRNGWQERVIVSSFYSIIIKRFKRLNAELRTALILDRLASIPIALRQSYLNHIFLKYLEADYLHVFFREMNLAGAERISELGHPVSFWTLDDPAAIERALTISPYGIITNKPGIARRIIQSEHTAQS